A genomic segment from Diospyros lotus cultivar Yz01 chromosome 5, ASM1463336v1, whole genome shotgun sequence encodes:
- the LOC127802458 gene encoding LIM domain-containing protein PLIM2c-like: MEFTGTLDKCKACDKTVYFVDLLSADGVTYHKSCFKCSHCKGTLVMSNYSSMDGVLYCKPHFEQLFKESGNFSKNFQTSAKPDKDSQARGPSKVSSMFSGTQDKCAACNKTVYPLEKVTMEGESYHKSCFKCAHGGCPLTHSSYAALDGVLYCKHHFQRLFMEKGTYSHILEASNQKKSASALAAAEAEEAAEDEAKPEAEPADQTQED; the protein is encoded by the exons ATGGAGTTCACAGGGACTTTGGATAAATGCAAGGCTTGTGATAAGACTGTTTATTTTGTTGATCTGTTGTCCGCTGATGGAGTTACTTATCACAAATCCTGCTTCAAATGCAGCCACTGCAAAGGAACTCTTGTC ATGAGCAACTACTCCTCCATGGATGGAGTCCTCTACTGCAAACCTCATTTCGAGCAACTCTTCAAGGAGTCCGGCAATTTCAGCAAGAATTTCCAGACTT CAGCCAAGCCTGATAAGGATTCACAG GCAAGGGGCCCGAGCAAAGTCTCTTCAATGTTCTCCGGAACACAAGACAAGTGTGCAGCTTGTAACAAAACTGTGTACCCACTTGAGAAG GTGACAATGGAAGGGGAGTCTTACCATAAGTCCTGCTTCAAGTGTGCTCATGGTGGCTGCCCTCTTACACACTCTTCCTATGCAGCCCTCGACGGGGTTCTCTACTGCAAGCACCATTTCCAGCGGCTCTTCATGGAGAAAGGAACCTACAGCCATATCCTGGAGGCGTCCAACCAAAAGAAGAGTGCTTCCGCGCTGGCTGCGGCAGAAGCAGAGGAGGCAGCAGAGGACGAGGCAAAGCCCGAGGCCGAGCCAGCTGATCAGACACAAGAGGACTAG